The following are encoded together in the Cyanobacterium aponinum PCC 10605 genome:
- a CDS encoding efflux RND transporter permease subunit — MIDFFIKRPVFSSVTALIILFVGLISLFNLPLAQFPEISPVQIQVTANYDGASAEVVENAVTTVLERQINGTPGLRYITSSSSNSGTSSITATFASDVNQDLAAVDVQNRVSVAEAQLPESVQRNGVSVTKQSNNILLGIGLYSEDNRYDNLFMSNYADLYLVDPLKRINGVADVTIFGERRYAMRLWLDPEKLSSRGLTTADVIQAVSAQNNQIGAGKIGAEPVPDGQEFQIDLRAVSQLTSAQEFENLLLKTDANGALVRFKDVGRVELGAEDYSSFLRYRRQSAVGLGIYQLTGSNALEVAKQVKTQIEELSKTFPPGLKYEIAFDTTLYVQESLREVVNTLFMAVFLVILIILVFLQNWRTTLIPAVTIPLSLIGTFAFVKVFDFSINSLTLFGLTLATGMVVDDAIVVVEQIDRYIEDKDMSPFKAAQLGMKQLTGAVIATSLVLMAVFVPVAFFPGTTGALYRQFALTIAFSIAISTFLALTLTPSLCALLLRHHQKLPAWLQVPCDIFNGFLDNVTKSYRRSLVGLVRMRTVVIAVFVLLLAGTGWLYITIPQSFLPEEDQGYFITIIQAPEGVSLQYTSDVMEKIEKTILEEPEVQATFGVGGFAFSGNSSNSGVIFTPLKPWAERRSPEQSAEAVIGRLWGKFAMIPEARIIPLNPPAIRGLGSFGGFTYQLQDLRSDGDINSMMEVLGSLLGQANQTEGLTRVFTTFTANSPELVVDINRNKAQALNVNIDEVFRTLQTAFGSSYVNDFSLQNRTYRVYVQADGKFRTHPDDIKELYVRSANDTMIPLSNLATITPSTSPQVINHYNLFRSIEVSGSASPGSSSGDAIAAMESLSAQILPRGFGYQWSGQSLEEIVSGGQAPIIFGLGLLFVFLVLAALYENYIDPLIILLAVPLAILGALLAQMSRGFSFDVYSQIGLVMLIGLASKNSILIVEFANQLRNEGLPIVKAAIEASQARLRPILMTAFSTLLGILPLAIATGAGSASRQSLGTVVFGGMLVATFLSLFVVPIVYIVIKMFAEKFVPTINSEEKVSQTP; from the coding sequence ATGATTGATTTTTTTATTAAACGCCCTGTTTTTTCGTCCGTAACGGCATTAATTATTCTTTTTGTGGGTTTAATCTCCCTTTTTAACTTGCCTTTGGCTCAATTTCCCGAAATTAGCCCTGTACAGATACAAGTAACAGCTAATTATGATGGGGCAAGTGCTGAGGTGGTAGAAAATGCCGTTACTACCGTTTTAGAGCGTCAAATTAATGGGACTCCGGGATTGAGATATATCACCTCTAGTAGTTCCAATAGCGGTACAAGCAGTATAACAGCAACCTTTGCTTCTGATGTGAATCAGGATTTGGCGGCTGTAGATGTACAGAATAGAGTTTCGGTGGCGGAAGCCCAATTGCCAGAAAGTGTGCAACGAAATGGAGTTAGTGTCACTAAGCAATCTAATAATATTCTTTTAGGGATTGGACTTTATAGCGAAGATAACCGCTATGATAACCTTTTTATGAGTAATTATGCGGATTTGTATTTAGTTGATCCATTAAAACGGATTAACGGGGTAGCAGATGTAACTATTTTTGGAGAAAGACGTTATGCGATGCGCCTATGGTTAGATCCAGAAAAGTTGTCTAGTCGTGGTTTAACAACAGCAGATGTAATTCAAGCGGTTTCGGCTCAAAATAATCAAATTGGAGCGGGAAAAATAGGTGCTGAACCTGTACCAGATGGGCAGGAGTTTCAGATTGATTTGAGGGCGGTTAGTCAATTAACTTCGGCACAGGAGTTTGAAAATTTATTGTTAAAAACTGATGCTAATGGTGCTTTAGTAAGGTTTAAAGACGTGGGTAGGGTTGAGTTAGGGGCGGAGGATTATTCTTCTTTCTTGCGTTATCGTCGGCAATCAGCGGTGGGATTAGGGATTTATCAGTTAACAGGTTCTAATGCTTTAGAGGTGGCAAAGCAGGTAAAAACACAAATAGAGGAGTTATCTAAGACTTTTCCCCCAGGATTAAAATATGAGATTGCCTTTGATACAACTCTTTATGTGCAAGAATCGCTACGAGAAGTAGTTAATACCTTATTTATGGCGGTTTTTTTAGTAATTTTGATTATTTTGGTGTTTTTGCAGAACTGGCGAACTACGTTGATTCCTGCGGTGACAATTCCTCTTTCTTTAATTGGTACTTTTGCTTTTGTAAAGGTATTTGATTTTTCTATCAACAGTTTAACTTTATTTGGTTTGACTTTAGCAACGGGGATGGTAGTAGATGATGCGATCGTAGTTGTAGAGCAGATTGACCGCTATATTGAAGATAAGGATATGAGTCCTTTTAAAGCGGCTCAGTTAGGGATGAAACAGTTGACAGGGGCGGTAATAGCTACTTCTTTGGTGTTAATGGCGGTGTTTGTACCTGTGGCTTTCTTTCCGGGTACAACGGGGGCTTTATATCGCCAGTTTGCTTTAACGATCGCATTTTCTATTGCCATTTCCACTTTTTTGGCTTTAACTTTAACTCCCTCCTTATGTGCATTATTACTAAGACATCATCAAAAATTACCAGCATGGTTACAAGTTCCTTGCGATATTTTCAATGGCTTTTTAGATAATGTAACTAAGTCTTACCGTCGTAGTTTAGTCGGTTTAGTAAGGATGCGCACCGTCGTTATTGCTGTATTTGTGTTACTTTTAGCCGGTACAGGATGGCTTTATATTACAATACCTCAAAGTTTCTTACCAGAAGAAGATCAGGGTTATTTTATCACTATTATTCAAGCACCTGAAGGGGTATCGCTACAATATACTAGCGATGTAATGGAGAAGATCGAAAAAACTATTTTAGAAGAACCTGAAGTTCAAGCAACCTTCGGGGTAGGAGGTTTTGCATTTAGTGGTAATAGTTCCAACTCTGGGGTGATTTTTACTCCTCTTAAACCTTGGGCAGAAAGAAGAAGCCCAGAACAATCGGCAGAGGCAGTAATTGGTCGTTTATGGGGTAAGTTTGCCATGATTCCAGAGGCGAGAATTATTCCCTTAAATCCTCCAGCCATTAGGGGTTTAGGTAGTTTTGGCGGTTTTACCTATCAGTTACAAGATTTGCGTAGTGATGGGGACATCAATTCGATGATGGAGGTTTTGGGTAGTTTATTGGGACAGGCTAACCAAACAGAAGGTTTAACAAGGGTTTTTACGACCTTTACAGCCAATAGCCCCGAATTAGTCGTTGATATTAACCGCAATAAAGCTCAAGCTCTCAATGTCAATATTGATGAAGTTTTCCGGACTTTGCAAACTGCTTTTGGCTCTAGTTATGTTAATGATTTTTCCTTACAAAACAGGACTTATAGAGTTTATGTACAAGCAGATGGTAAGTTCCGCACTCATCCTGATGACATTAAAGAGTTATATGTTCGTAGTGCAAATGATACAATGATTCCTTTATCTAATTTGGCAACTATTACTCCTAGCACCAGTCCTCAAGTCATCAATCACTACAATTTATTTCGTTCGATCGAGGTTAGTGGTTCTGCCAGTCCGGGGTCAAGTTCAGGAGATGCGATCGCAGCTATGGAGAGTTTATCTGCTCAAATTCTACCGAGGGGCTTTGGCTATCAATGGTCTGGGCAATCTTTGGAAGAAATTGTTTCAGGAGGACAAGCACCGATTATCTTTGGTTTAGGGTTATTATTTGTTTTCCTAGTTTTAGCGGCACTATATGAGAACTATATTGATCCTCTAATCATTCTTTTAGCTGTACCGTTGGCTATCTTAGGGGCATTGTTAGCGCAAATGTCTAGGGGATTTTCCTTTGATGTTTACAGTCAAATTGGTCTAGTGATGTTGATTGGTTTAGCTAGTAAAAACTCGATTTTGATTGTCGAATTTGCTAATCAGTTACGCAATGAGGGTTTACCCATTGTCAAAGCGGCGATCGAAGCATCTCAAGCTCGACTCAGACCCATTTTAATGACCGCATTTTCCACTCTTTTAGGTATTTTACCTCTTGCGATCGCTACTGGGGCAGGTTCTGCCAGTCGTCAATCATTAGGTACAGTTGTATTTGGAGGAATGCTAGTGGCAACTTTTTTGAGTTTATTTGTTGTGCCAATTGTCTATATTGTGATCAAAATGTTTGCGGAAAAATTCGTTCCAACAATTAATTCAGAGGAAAAGGTAAGCCAAACACCTTGA
- a CDS encoding NAD-dependent epimerase/dehydratase family protein, with product MKVLITGGAGYIGSVLTPTLLKRGYEVTVVDNFMFHQNSLADCCQYETFNVVRGDCRDESLMKDLVKDADVIIPLAALVGAPLCNRDKIATETTNRDAIQMLCRLASKEQRFLVPITNSGYGVGEKGKFCTEESPLRPISTYGVTKVEAEKAILERENSISFRLATVFGMSPRMRIDLLVNDFVYRAVTDRTVVVFEGHFKRNYIHIRDVVNVFLHGLDNFEAMKGKPYNVGLEDANLSKLELCAEIQKQIPNFVYMEAPIGEDPDKRDYIVSNARILSTGFEPQWPLSRGIKELIKGYTMIRNTIYSNV from the coding sequence ATGAAAGTTTTAATTACTGGTGGTGCAGGTTATATCGGGTCAGTTTTAACCCCGACACTTTTAAAGCGAGGTTACGAGGTAACTGTTGTTGATAACTTTATGTTTCATCAAAATAGCCTTGCTGATTGTTGCCAATACGAAACTTTTAATGTTGTCAGAGGCGATTGTCGAGATGAGTCTTTAATGAAAGATTTAGTCAAAGATGCAGACGTAATCATTCCTCTAGCGGCTTTAGTGGGTGCGCCTCTGTGTAATCGGGATAAAATCGCTACTGAAACCACAAACAGAGATGCGATTCAAATGTTGTGTCGTCTAGCCAGTAAAGAACAAAGATTTTTAGTCCCAATTACCAATAGTGGTTATGGTGTCGGTGAAAAGGGTAAATTTTGTACAGAAGAAAGTCCTCTACGTCCAATTTCTACCTACGGAGTGACTAAAGTTGAGGCAGAAAAAGCCATCTTAGAAAGAGAGAATAGTATTAGTTTCCGTCTTGCTACTGTCTTTGGTATGTCTCCTAGAATGCGTATTGATTTGTTAGTGAATGATTTTGTCTATCGTGCTGTCACCGATCGCACTGTTGTAGTATTTGAGGGACATTTCAAACGCAATTACATTCATATTCGTGATGTGGTGAATGTCTTTTTACACGGATTAGATAATTTTGAAGCGATGAAAGGAAAACCTTATAATGTGGGCTTAGAAGACGCTAATCTTTCTAAATTGGAACTATGTGCTGAAATACAGAAGCAAATTCCCAATTTTGTTTATATGGAAGCCCCTATCGGCGAAGACCCAGATAAAAGAGATTATATTGTTTCTAATGCTCGTATTTTAAGCACTGGTTTTGAACCCCAATGGCCTTTAAGTCGTGGTATTAAAGAGTTAATCAAAGGTTATACGATGATTCGTAATACCATTTATTCTAATGTTTGA
- a CDS encoding HAD-IIB family hydrolase produces the protein MLFIFTDLDGTLLNQNDYRYDDALPILEILKNKNIPVIPVTSKTKAEVESLCAEIGLNDPFITENGSGIFIPKDDFRFDTTQALTTESYNYISLGFEYHNARCILWEISQKLKTDLVGFGDLSPEDIVNLTGLSLNEAILAKTRNFTEPFLTPKHINPSLLQNIAQEYQATIVVGDRFSHLISAKAGKGNAVKWLLNNYHNLEEKITTIGLGNSPNDISLLESVDIPIIIPNPDGVHKGLKNKNWQVAPHSGSKGWSQVITEIILSHKI, from the coding sequence ATGCTATTTATTTTTACAGACTTAGATGGTACATTACTCAATCAAAATGACTATCGTTATGATGATGCCTTACCAATTTTAGAGATATTAAAAAATAAAAATATTCCCGTCATCCCCGTCACCAGTAAAACCAAAGCAGAAGTTGAGAGTTTGTGTGCAGAAATAGGCTTAAATGATCCTTTTATTACGGAAAATGGTAGCGGTATTTTTATTCCAAAAGATGATTTTCGTTTTGATACAACACAAGCATTAACTACAGAATCGTATAATTATATAAGTTTAGGTTTTGAGTATCATAACGCTAGATGTATTTTATGGGAAATATCTCAGAAGTTAAAAACTGATTTAGTCGGGTTTGGAGATTTATCTCCCGAAGACATTGTTAATTTGACTGGTTTATCTTTAAATGAGGCGATTTTAGCCAAAACAAGAAATTTTACAGAGCCTTTTCTTACCCCTAAGCATATTAATCCAAGTTTATTACAAAATATTGCCCAAGAGTATCAGGCTACAATAGTAGTGGGCGATCGCTTTTCCCATTTAATTAGTGCAAAAGCAGGAAAAGGAAACGCAGTGAAATGGCTACTCAATAATTACCATAACCTTGAGGAAAAAATAACAACTATAGGCTTGGGAAATAGTCCCAATGATATTAGTTTATTAGAAAGCGTAGATATTCCTATTATCATCCCAAATCCTGATGGAGTACACAAAGGACTAAAAAATAAAAATTGGCAAGTTGCCCCCCATAGTGGCAGTAAAGGATGGAGTCAAGTTATTACAGAAATAATTTTAAGCCATAAAATATAA
- a CDS encoding DUF4327 family protein: MPRKQVIHPMVKLQQKVSSLVNSQIISPDDSIGKIALLFGSDWAFLKSELISFGFSMQDPVRDLLVVQKWDD; the protein is encoded by the coding sequence ATGCCTAGAAAGCAAGTAATTCACCCAATGGTGAAGTTGCAACAAAAAGTGTCTTCTTTAGTAAATTCACAAATTATAAGCCCTGATGATAGTATCGGCAAAATAGCCCTGCTTTTCGGCAGTGATTGGGCTTTTTTGAAATCAGAATTAATATCTTTTGGTTTTTCAATGCAAGACCCTGTTCGTGATTTATTAGTAGTACAGAAATGGGATGATTAA